The DNA region CGCAGCGGCACGGTATCCAGTTCGACCCGCATACCGCCGTCTCCTGCTGAAGCCAATTCCGATGTGGCACAAGATAATCCCGCACCGCCGAGGTCCTGAATGCCGACCACGAGATCGCTGGCGTAGAGCTCCAGGCAGCACTCGATGAGCACCTTCTCGGTGAACGGATCGCCGACCTGAACCGAGGGCAACTTCTTTCGGCCCGCCGAACCGGACTCGTCGCCGCCGAATGTCTCCGACGCCAGTACCGACACCCCACCGATGCCGTCGAGACCGGTGCGGGCACCGAACAGGATGATCTTGTTGCCGACACCCGACGCGAAGGCCAGGTGCAGGTCTTCTTTACGCAGAACTCCTACACACAGCGCGTTGACCAACGGATTTCCGGCATACGATGCGTCGAAGATGGTCTCTCCGCCGATGTTGGGCAGGCCCAGCGAGTTTCCGTAGCCGCCGATGCCGCGCACCACACCGTCGAGGACGCGCCGGGTATCGGGCGCGTCGGCGGGGCCGAACCGCAGTTGGTCCATCACCGCGACCGGCCGGGCACCCATGGCCATGATGTCGCGCACGATGCCGCCCACACCGGTGGCCGCGCCCTGATACGGCTCGATGTAGGACGGGTGGTTGTGGGATTCCACCTTGAACGTGGCGGCCCAGCCGTCGCCGATGTCGACGACACCCGCGTTCTCGCCGATACCGGCCAGCATCGCCTCACGCATCTTCTCGGTGGTGGTCTCACCGAAGTAGCGCAGGTGAACCTTCGAGGACTTGTAGGAGCAGTGTTCGCTCCACATCACCGAGTACATCGCCAGCTCGGCGTCGGTAGGCCGACGTCCGAGGATCTCGCGGATCCGTTCGTATTCGTCGTCCTTGAGGCCGAGCTCGCGGTAGGGCTGGGGCTGGTCGGGGGTAGCGGTCGCCCGCTCGATGGTGTCTACCTGTTGGCTCAACCCAGACGTCACGGCGCTAGTTTAGCCAGCTTGGCCGTGCGACTCAGGCCACACAGAACGCGTTGCCCTCCGGATCGGCCATCACCACCCATTCGAACTCGGGTCCGAAGTTGTTCCGGCCGGTCTCCCTCGCTCCGAGACCGACCAGTCGAGCGACCTCGGCTTCCCGGTCCTCGGCGTGGAAATCCAGGTGCACCTTGTTCTTGCCCGGTGTCGGATCAGGCACCCGCTGGAAGCCCAGTTGGGGTACACCGTCGCGCACCACCATGACGAATTCTCCAGGGGCGACGGCGTTTACCGACCCGCCGGCGGCTTGGGCCCACCAGGCGGCCAGTCCGTCGGGATCGACGCAGTCGAAGGTGATCATCTCGATGCCCAATGACATGAAGACGAGCCTAGGTCAGACCGGTGACAAGAAGGCCGCAAGTGCTGCCGAATAGTCGGCGACATCGGCCGCACCCATCACCTCGCGGGCGGAATGCATGGCCAGCTGTGCAGCGCCCACGTCGACGGTGGGGATCCCGGTGTTGGCCGCGGTCATCGGCCCGATGGTGGACCCGCAGGGCAGGTCGGCACGATGCTCATAGCGTTGCAGGTTCACCCCGGCCTGCTCGCAGGCCAGCGCGAAGGCCGCTGCGGTGCGTCCGTCGGTGGCGTAGCGCAGGTTGGGCTGCACTTTGAGCACCGGCCCGCCGTTGACCTCGATGAGATGGCCGGGCTCGTGGCGTTCCGGGTAGTTCGGGTGGGTGGCATGGGCCATATCCCCGGAGGCCACCATCGAGGCGGCCAGCCGACGCAGGAAGTCCTCGCGCCCACCCCCGGCAGCCAGCGTGATGCGTTCGAGCACCGTGCGCAGCAGGTCGGACTGCGCGCCGTGGTCGGACTGCGATCCGACCTCTTCGTGGTCGAACAGCACCAGCACCGGCACCACATCGGCCTTCGAGCCGGTGGCCAGGAAGGCCTCCAAGCCCGCGTAGCAGGTGGCCTGGTTGTCCAGCCGCGGCGCGCTGACCAGCTCGTGGTCGACTCCGGCAAGTCTCGACGGGTTGATGTCGTGGGTCATCAGGTCGAACCCGAGCACCGCATCGACATCGACATCGGCCTGAGCGGCGACGTAGCTCAGGAAGGACCGACCGCTGCTGCCGACGCCCCAGACCGCGTTGAGGTGGCGCTGCGGGTTGAGCTCGACAGCCTTGCGGTCCTCGGCGAGGTGGATGGCCAGCTGGGGCACCCGCAGAATCGGGTCGTCGACGCGCACCAAGACGTGCTCGATCGCGGCGCCGCGTCGCACCGACAACCGTCCGCTGATGCCCAGGTCGCGGTCCAGCCAGGAGTTCAGCCACACGCCCCCGTAGGGCTGCAACGCCACCACCTGCCAACCCGACACATACCGGTCCGGGTGCTGCTTGACCCGCAAGTTGGGGCTGTCAGTGTGGGCACCGACGATCCGGAACGGTGCTGCGGCGTCGTGACCGCCACGCCAGGCAATCAGCGAACCGGCCCGCACGACGAAAAAATCACCCGAACCCGGCCACGGATCGCTTTCCGAAAGCTCGGAGAAACCCACGCCACGTAGCCGCTCGGCGGCGGTGGCGACGGCGTGGAACGGCGACGGCGATGCGTCGATGAACTCACAGAGTTGCTGCGCGGTGGCTGACATGGGTGGTCAGGACACCAAAACCGCGTCCAGCGCCGAGTAGAAGATTCCCAGGCCGTCGTCGGAAGGGCCGGTCAGCGCTTCGGTGGCGTGCTCGGGATGCGGCATCAGGCCCACGACGCGTCCGTTGGCCGAGCTGATGCCGGCGATGTCGCGCATCGAGCCGTTGAGGTTCTCCCGGTAACGGAACACCACGCGGCCTTCGCCCTCGAGTTCGTCGAGCACCCGCGCCTCGGCGACGTAGCGGCCCTCACCGGATTTCAGCGGCACCAGCAGGTCGGCGCCCTGCTCATAGCGCGTCGTCCACGCCGTCGTCGTCGCGGTCACCTGCAGCCAGGTGTCTCGGCAGATGAAGTGCAGGCCGGCGTTGCGGGTCAGCGCGCCGGGCAGCAGCCCGGCCTCGCAGAGCACCTGGAACCCGTTGCAGATCCCGAGCACGGGCATGCCGCGCTCGGCGCCGGCAATGACCTCGCCCATCACCTGCGCGAACTTGGCGATCGCGCCGGCACGCAGGTAGTCGCCGTAGGAGAAGCCGCCGGGAACGATCACCGCGTCGACGCCTTTGAGGTCGACGTCGGCGTGCCACAGGCTGACCGCCTCGCCGCCGGCCAGCCGGACCGCGCGGGCGGCGTCGATGTCGTCCAGCGTCCCCGGAAATGTGATGACACCCACTCGCGGGCTCATCCGTCGCCCCCTTCGCGGGTGATGGTCCAGTCCTCGATCACGGTGTTCGCCAGCAGCGACTCGGCGATCTCCGCCAGCTGGTCGTCGCCGAGGTCACCGTCGACTTCGAGTTCAAAACGCTTGCCCTGCCGGACATCTGAGATGCCTTCGAAACCCAGCCGCTTGAGCGCACCGACGATTGCCTGCCCCTGCGGATCGAGAATCTCGGCTTTGGGCATGACGTGTACCACCACTGTTGCCACGGCGACACTCTACCTGCGCGACAATGCGAAGATGCAGCTCACTCACTTCGGCCATTCCTGCCTGCTGGCGAGCTTCGCCGCCGAATCCGGTGCCGACACCACGATGCTGTTCGATCCCGGCACCTTCAGCCACGGCTTCGAGGGCATCACCGGGTTGACCGCCATCCTGATCACCCATCAGCATCCCGATCATGCCGATCCGCAGCGGCTGCCCGCGCTGCTGGAGGCCAATCCACAGGCCGCGTTGTACGCCGACCCACAAACCGCGGCGCAGCTCGGTGGCGCGTGGCAGGCGGTCCATGTCGGCGACGAACTGTCCATCGGTCATCTGAAGGTGCGCGGGGCGGGCGGTCGGCACGCCGTGATCCACCCTGAACTGCCGGTGATCGACAACATCTCCTACCTCGTCGGTGACGAGGATCATCCGGCCAAGTTGATGCATCCCGGGGATGCGCTGTTCGTGCCCGGTGAGCCGGTCGACGTGCTGGCCACTCCGGCGGCGGCGCCGTGGATGAAGGTGTCCGAGGCCGTGGACTATCTGCGGGCGGTGGGCCCGGCCCATGCGGTGCCGATCCACCAGGGCATCATCGCCGAGGCCGCGAGGCCGATCTTCTACGGCCGGCTCACCGAGATGACCGACACCGACTTCCGGGTGCTGGAGCCCGAGGCTGCGACCGGTTTCTGAGCCCTCGTCGAACCGGTCAGCCCACGTCGCGGGCCGCTGCTCGACCTGCGGCCCGTCCGGAGAACACGCAGCCACCCAGGAACGTGCCCTCCAGCGAGCGGTAGCCGTGCAGCCCTCCCCCGCCGAACCCGGCGGCCTCCCCGGCGGCGTACAGACCGGGCAATGCCGAACCATCGGCCCGTAACGCACGGGAGTCGAGGTCGGTCTCCAATCCACCCAACGACTTTCGGGTCAGGATGTGCAACTTGACCGCGATCAACGGGCCGGCTTTGGGATCGGTCAGCCGGTGCGGGGCGACCACCCGGCTGATCCGATCGGGCAGATAGTGGCGGGCGGCGCGGACAGCGGTGATCTGACTGTCCTTGGTGAACCTGTTGACCACCTCGCGATCACGGGCAGTCACCTCGGCCTCGACGACGTCATAGGCCACCGGCTCGGTGCCGGGGACGGCGTTCATCGCGCTCACCAGGTCGGCCAGGTTGTCGGCGGTGACGAAGTCCACGCCCTTGTCGACGAAGGCGTGCACGGGCGCGGGGCCGTTGCGGGCACGATCGAGCACCCCGCGCAGACTTCGGCCGGTCAGGTCGGGGTTCTGCTCCTGCCCGGACAGGCCGAACTCCTTGGCGATGATGCGGGCGTTGAGGACGAACCAGGTGTAGTCGTGCCCGGTCTGGGCGATGTACTCCAGTGTGCCCAGGGTGTCGAAGCCCGGATACAGCGGCGCAGGCAGCCGTTTGCCGGTGGCGTCGAGCCACAGCGACGACGGCCCGGGCAGGATGCGGATACCGTGGTGCGGCCAGATGGGGTCGTAGTTGGTGATGCCTTCGGTGTAGTGCCACATCCGGTCGCTGTTGATGACGTGGGCGCCGGCAGCCTCGGCGATGCCCATCATCCGGCCGTCGACGTGCGCGGGGACGCCGCTGAGCAGCTGTTCGGGAACTCGTCCCATCCGCGCCGGCCAGTTTTTCCGGACCAGATCGTGGTTGCCGCCGATGCCGCCGCTGGCAACGATCACCGACTGCGCCCGAAGCTCGAAGTCACCGACCACCTCCCGCGAGGACGCGACGCCGCGCGCCACAGTGCTGGGCTGCAGCACGGCGCCGCGTACCCCGACGACGCCGCCGTTCTCGATGACCAGCTCGTCGACGCGATGCCGGTGGGCGAACCGGACGCCTGCGCGGCCGTTCAGTCTGCGCGCGAAGATGTCGACCAGCGCCGGGCCGGTCCCCCAGGTGATGTGGAAGCGCGGCACCGAGTTGCCGTGCCCCCGGGCGTCGTAGCCGCCGCGCTCGGCCCAACCCACCAGGGCGAACGTCTGCAAGCCGCGGTCACGCAACCAGCGCCGCTTCTCCCCCGCCGCGAAATCCACATAGGCGTGGGCCCACTGGCGGGGCCAATGATCTTCGGTGCGATCGAAACCGGCGGTGCCCAGCCAGTCCTGCAAGGCCAGCTCGTGACTGTCACGGATGCCGAGCCGGCGCTGTTCGGGGCTGTCGACGAAGAACAGGCCACCGAACGACCAGTAGGCCTGACCGCCGATATTGGCGGCATTCTCCTGGTCGACGATCAGGACGCTGCGGCCCCGGTCGGCTAGCTCGCACGCCGCAACCAGCCCCGCCAAACCAGCACCGACCACGATGACATCAGCATCCGCCATTCCGACAATCTAGCGATTGTCGCTGCCTACGCGGCGTCAGTCAGCGCAGGTCGGGGCTGCCACTGGTAGACGGTCGGCACACAGTAGTGCATCAGCGCCAGGTCGACCGCGTCGATCATGGCCAGGCGGGGACCCGGGCGCCGCAGGTGCCGCGCAGCCACCGCAACCCGCACGACACCGTGGCGCCGCGCGGTGCGCTCGGCGGAGAGCACCACCGTTCGACACCACCATGGCTCTGCCAGAAATCCCTCGCCGATGCCGAGCACCCGGGCCCGGACGGCCTCACCGCGGACCAGGTCGACGATCTCGTGCAGACCGGCCGCCAACCGGAAACCATTGCGGCGCAGCGCGGTAAAGGTACCTTCGGAGGTCGTCCACTTCGGTGCGGCGAACAGCCTGGTACGCAGTCCGAGGTGGTCGAGGATGCGGTCGGCGGCGGTCAGCCGCAAACCGGCCTCGTGGGCAGGCGATTTCCCGGCGTCGTCGAACCCGTGCAGCACGATCGCATCGCCGTGGCTTCGACGGTTGGTCAACCACTCGACCGTGCGCGAGTCGCTGTCGAGCCGGTAGCCGTTCTTGAGGCGGGGTGCAACCAGCAGCGACGCCGGAACGCCACGGTCAGCCAGCAGGTTGCGGAACTCGGTGACGTCGTCGAGGGTGCGGTCGTTGATGCCGGAGATCGAGACGATCAGTTGTCCTGCCACACTGGCAGTGTCACAGCTGCAGATGTCGGCGAGGTGACTGACACGACGCGCGCAGGTGTACGGCGGCTAGCGCGGCAGCACGGACTCGATGGCCGAGATGACCTCGGGGGCGTCCGGTTCGGTGCGCGGACGGAACCGCTTGACCACGCTGCCGTCAGGGGCGATGAGGAATTTCTCGAAGTTCCACTGCACATCGCCGGCCTGGCCGTCGTCGTCGGGGACCTCGGCGAGCTGGGCGTAGAGCGGATGCCGCTGCGCGCCATTGACGTCGGTCTTGGCCAGCAGCGGGAACGTCACCCCGTAGGTGGTCGAACAGAAGGTCTGGATCTCCTCGGCGGTGCCGGGCTCCTGCCCCATGAACTGATTGCACGGCACTCCGATCACGGTCAGACCGCGGCCGCCGTAGTCCTTGGCGAGCTGCTCGAGGGCGCTGTACTGCGGCGTGAGTCCGCACTTGGAGGCCACGTTGACCACCAGCGCGGCACCGTCGGCCAGCTCGGCCAGCGTGGTCGCCCTGCCGTCGAGGGTGGTCAGCGGGATGTCGTTCAGCGCAGTGTCGGTCATGGCAACGCACGCTACCCGGCGCCTGGTTCGGTGAACAGCATTCGGGCCACTCGCTGCGCGGTGGCCACCGGATCAGCGTCGGTACCGATGACGCCGTTGAGATAGAGCATGGCGAACCCGTGGACCAGCGACCAGGCCGCCAGTCCGGCAGCCTGGGGATCGGTTGCGGCTCGTGGGTCGTCCAATGTCGCGACGCCGGCGGCCAGCTCGTGGCCCGCGGCAGCGCGGGCCGCCAGCAATTCGGGGTCCTCGGTGTCGACCAGGGAGCGGTCGAACATCACCGCATAGTGCCCTGGGTTCTCGGTGGCGAAGCGGGTGTATGCCAGTGCGGCGTCGATGAACTCGGGTCGCGCACCGGCCAGCGCCGAAGCCAGCATCCGCCAGCCCTGCGCGGCCAGTGCGGTGAACAGCCCGCGACGATCGGTGAAATGGTGTGCCGGGGCGGCATGCGAAACCCCTGCCGCGCGCGCCAATTCGCGTAGCGAGACACCGTCGGCACCCCGCTCGGCGACCAACGTTGCTGCGCGGGCGAGGATCACCGCCCTGAGGTCGCCGTGGTGGTAGGTGCTCCTGGCCATCGACTCAGCTTTCGCTGCGGCCGACCTTGGCGACGTCGAGCAGCCACGCGTACTGGAACGCGGTCTCCTTCCAACGCTCGTAGCGACCGCTGATTCCGCCGTGGCCGGCGTTCATCTCGGTCTTGAGCAGCACCTTGGCGCCGTCGGTGTCCGGGTTACGCTGGGCGTGACGCAGTGCGGCAACCCATTTGGCCGGCTCAACGTAGTACACCCGGGTGTCGTTGAGCGAGGTCATCGCCAGAATTGCGGGATAGTCGCTTCCGTCGACGTTCTCGTAGGGCGAGTAGGACTTCATGTAACGGTAGACCTCGGGGTCTTCCAGCGGGTTGCCCCATTCGTCCCATTCGGTGACGGTCAGCGGTAGCGACGGATCCAGGATGGTGGTCAGAGGGTCAACGAAGGGCACCGCGGCCAGCACCCCCGCGAAGAGCTCCGGGGCCATGTTGGTCACCGCTCCCACGAGCAGCCCGCCGGCGCTGCCACCGTAGGCCGCCAACGTGTCGGGCTGCGTGACACCGGCGTCGACGAGATGGCGTCCGACGGCGATGAAGTCGGTGAACGTGTTGCGCTTCTCCAACAACTTTCCGTGCTCGTACCAGGGCCGGCCGAGTTCGCCGCCGCCGCGCACGTGCGCGACGGCGAAAACCATGCCGCGGTCGAGCAGCGACAGCCGGGCAATCGAGAAGCGCGGATCCTCGCACGATTCGTAGGCGCCGTAGCCGTAGAGCAGTGTCGGGGCCGGGAACTGGAGGTCGGCGCGGTGCACGATCGAAACCGGTACCCGGGCACCATCTTCGGCCAGAGCCCAGTCGCGGCGCTCGACGTAGTCCTGCGGTCGATAGTCGCCGAGGACCGGTTGCTCGCGCAGCAGGGTGCGCTCGCCGGTGGCCAGATCCATGTCGTAGATGCGCACCGGTGTGACGAACGATGTCGCACCGATACGCAGCTTCGGCGCGCTCCAGTTCGGGTTGGCCGACAGACCGACCGACATCAGTTCAGAGTCGAAGGTGATGTCGGTCATCGTGCCGTAGCCGGCGCCGTCGATCGGCCACAGTGCGATGCGGGGCAGCGCCTCACTACGGAAGCTGACCACAAGGTGGCCGTCGAACGCATCCACCGCGTCCAAGCGAACGTCGTCGCGGTGTTCGATCAGGGTCCGCGCTGCGGTGGGGTCGTCGACCGGCGCATCGACCAGGGTGAAGTTCTCGGCACCGTCGTTGTGCAGGATGAGGAACCGGTCCTGCCCGCCCACCACAGCGTGATCCACCGAGTACTCGACGGATTCGCGCCGCTCCCAGATGGTTTGGAACTGTGCCTGCGGGTCGTCGGCAGGGCCATAGCGCAACTCCGAGGTCACCGCGCTGCCGGCGGCGATGATGATGTACTTGTTGCTGCGGGTGCGGCCGACGCCGATCCAGAACCGTTCGTCGGGTTCGTGGTAGACGCGTTCGTCGGGCTGCTCGGAGCCCAGCCGGTGCCGCCACACGGTGTCGGGACGCCACGCATCGTCGACGGTGACGTAGTAGACGGTTGCGTTGTCGGCCGCCCACGTCACGCCGGCGCCGACGCCGGCGATCTCGTCGGGATACCGCTGCCCGGTGCGCAGATCCTTGAAACGCAAGGTGTAGCGCTCGTCGCCTTTGACGTCGACCGAATAGGCCAGGATGTTGCCGTCGATGCTGACACCGGCCGCGCCGAGGGAGAAGAAGTCGTGCCCTTCTGCCTCGACATTTTCGTCGAGAAGTATTTGCTCGCCGGGGATCTCGGTGTCCTCGTCGAACTGTGGTGGTGTCCAGTCGTCGAAGTCGCGGACCGGGCAACGGCATTGCACGCCATACTGTTTACCCTGGAAGCTGCGGCCGTAGTACCACCAGTCGCCGCGACGGGTGGCCACCGAAAGGTCGGTTTCCTTGGTGCGGGCCTTGATCTCGTCGAAGATCTGCTGCCGCAGTGGGGCCAGCTCAGCGGTGACGTGCTCGGTGTAGGCGTTCTCGGCCTCGAGGTAGTCGACGACGTCCTGATTGGCCTTGTCGCGCAACCACTCGTAATGGTCGACAAAGACGTCCCCGTGGTGTTCGCGACGGTGAGCGACGCGTTTTGCGACGGGGGCTTTCATGCCGGATCTCCTATCCAGTCGTCGAATCTCTGACCTGAAATTCGTTCGTAGGCTTCGATGTAGCGGGCTCTGGTGGCATCGACGATGTCGGCCGGCAGCGCAGGCGGGGGTTGATCGCCGGCACGGTCCCACCCGGAATCCGGACCCGTCAACCAGTTGCGGACGAACTGCTTGTCGAAGCTGTTCTGCACGGCACCTTCGCAGTAGTCCTCGGCGCGCCAGTACCGCGACGAGTCGGGAGTGAACACTTCGTCGGCCAGTGTGAGTTCACCGTTGGCGCCGACGCCGAATTCGAACTTGGTGTCGGCGACGATGATGCCCTTGGTGAGCGCATGCTGGGCGCCTGCCGAGTAGATGCGCAGGGTGTGATCGCGCAGCTCTTCAGCGCGCTGACGGCCGATCAGGCCGACGACGTCGTCGAAGGTGATGTTGACGTCGTGGTCACCCAGGTCGGCCTTGGTGGCCGGGGTGAACAGCGGTTCGGCGAACCTGCTGGCTTCGACCAGACCGGCGGGCAGTTCGATGCCGCAGAGTCGGCCGGTCTGCTGATAATCGAGCAGGCCGGAACCGGTCAGGTAGCCGCGGGCCACCGCCTCCACCGGAAGCATCTCCAGCTGTTCGACCACCAACGCCCGGCCCAGCACGGTGACCGGGATGCGCTCGTCGTCGGGCGGGCCGGCCAGGTGGTTGGGTACACCGAGCAGGTCGAAGAAGAACACGCTCATCGCGGTGAGGATGCGACCCTTGTCCGGGATCTCGGATCCGAGGATGTGGTCGTAGGCCGAGATCCGGTCAGTCGCGACGAACAACAGGTGCCCGTCGTCGATGCGGTAGAGCTCTCGAACCTTGCCGCTGGCCAGATGTTGGTAGTCGGACAGATCGGGACGCATTCGGCCAGCCTATCGGGCAGTCTGTGCTGGGATCGAAGCCATGACGTCGAGGTACATTCCCTACGCCGGAACACCCGGCCGGCTTTTCGCTCAGGTGACCGCCGACATCCTCATCGCCATCTGGGTAGCGGTT from Mycobacterium sp. SMC-4 includes:
- a CDS encoding VOC family protein, translating into MSLGIEMITFDCVDPDGLAAWWAQAAGGSVNAVAPGEFVMVVRDGVPQLGFQRVPDPTPGKNKVHLDFHAEDREAEVARLVGLGARETGRNNFGPEFEWVVMADPEGNAFCVA
- a CDS encoding M18 family aminopeptidase, giving the protein MSATAQQLCEFIDASPSPFHAVATAAERLRGVGFSELSESDPWPGSGDFFVVRAGSLIAWRGGHDAAAPFRIVGAHTDSPNLRVKQHPDRYVSGWQVVALQPYGGVWLNSWLDRDLGISGRLSVRRGAAIEHVLVRVDDPILRVPQLAIHLAEDRKAVELNPQRHLNAVWGVGSSGRSFLSYVAAQADVDVDAVLGFDLMTHDINPSRLAGVDHELVSAPRLDNQATCYAGLEAFLATGSKADVVPVLVLFDHEEVGSQSDHGAQSDLLRTVLERITLAAGGGREDFLRRLAASMVASGDMAHATHPNYPERHEPGHLIEVNGGPVLKVQPNLRYATDGRTAAAFALACEQAGVNLQRYEHRADLPCGSTIGPMTAANTGIPTVDVGAAQLAMHSAREVMGAADVADYSAALAAFLSPV
- the purQ gene encoding phosphoribosylformylglycinamidine synthase subunit PurQ produces the protein MSPRVGVITFPGTLDDIDAARAVRLAGGEAVSLWHADVDLKGVDAVIVPGGFSYGDYLRAGAIAKFAQVMGEVIAGAERGMPVLGICNGFQVLCEAGLLPGALTRNAGLHFICRDTWLQVTATTTAWTTRYEQGADLLVPLKSGEGRYVAEARVLDELEGEGRVVFRYRENLNGSMRDIAGISSANGRVVGLMPHPEHATEALTGPSDDGLGIFYSALDAVLVS
- the purS gene encoding phosphoribosylformylglycinamidine synthase subunit PurS, whose translation is MATVVVHVMPKAEILDPQGQAIVGALKRLGFEGISDVRQGKRFELEVDGDLGDDQLAEIAESLLANTVIEDWTITREGGDG
- a CDS encoding MBL fold metallo-hydrolase; its protein translation is MQLTHFGHSCLLASFAAESGADTTMLFDPGTFSHGFEGITGLTAILITHQHPDHADPQRLPALLEANPQAALYADPQTAAQLGGAWQAVHVGDELSIGHLKVRGAGGRHAVIHPELPVIDNISYLVGDEDHPAKLMHPGDALFVPGEPVDVLATPAAAPWMKVSEAVDYLRAVGPAHAVPIHQGIIAEAARPIFYGRLTEMTDTDFRVLEPEAATGF
- a CDS encoding FAD-binding dehydrogenase, with translation MADADVIVVGAGLAGLVAACELADRGRSVLIVDQENAANIGGQAYWSFGGLFFVDSPEQRRLGIRDSHELALQDWLGTAGFDRTEDHWPRQWAHAYVDFAAGEKRRWLRDRGLQTFALVGWAERGGYDARGHGNSVPRFHITWGTGPALVDIFARRLNGRAGVRFAHRHRVDELVIENGGVVGVRGAVLQPSTVARGVASSREVVGDFELRAQSVIVASGGIGGNHDLVRKNWPARMGRVPEQLLSGVPAHVDGRMMGIAEAAGAHVINSDRMWHYTEGITNYDPIWPHHGIRILPGPSSLWLDATGKRLPAPLYPGFDTLGTLEYIAQTGHDYTWFVLNARIIAKEFGLSGQEQNPDLTGRSLRGVLDRARNGPAPVHAFVDKGVDFVTADNLADLVSAMNAVPGTEPVAYDVVEAEVTARDREVVNRFTKDSQITAVRAARHYLPDRISRVVAPHRLTDPKAGPLIAVKLHILTRKSLGGLETDLDSRALRADGSALPGLYAAGEAAGFGGGGLHGYRSLEGTFLGGCVFSGRAAGRAAARDVG
- a CDS encoding DUF2334 domain-containing protein, whose product is MAGQLIVSISGINDRTLDDVTEFRNLLADRGVPASLLVAPRLKNGYRLDSDSRTVEWLTNRRSHGDAIVLHGFDDAGKSPAHEAGLRLTAADRILDHLGLRTRLFAAPKWTTSEGTFTALRRNGFRLAAGLHEIVDLVRGEAVRARVLGIGEGFLAEPWWCRTVVLSAERTARRHGVVRVAVAARHLRRPGPRLAMIDAVDLALMHYCVPTVYQWQPRPALTDAA
- a CDS encoding glutathione peroxidase, with the translated sequence MTDTALNDIPLTTLDGRATTLAELADGAALVVNVASKCGLTPQYSALEQLAKDYGGRGLTVIGVPCNQFMGQEPGTAEEIQTFCSTTYGVTFPLLAKTDVNGAQRHPLYAQLAEVPDDDGQAGDVQWNFEKFLIAPDGSVVKRFRPRTEPDAPEVISAIESVLPR
- a CDS encoding TetR/AcrR family transcriptional regulator, which codes for MARSTYHHGDLRAVILARAATLVAERGADGVSLRELARAAGVSHAAPAHHFTDRRGLFTALAAQGWRMLASALAGARPEFIDAALAYTRFATENPGHYAVMFDRSLVDTEDPELLAARAAAGHELAAGVATLDDPRAATDPQAAGLAAWSLVHGFAMLYLNGVIGTDADPVATAQRVARMLFTEPGAG
- a CDS encoding S9 family peptidase, yielding MKAPVAKRVAHRREHHGDVFVDHYEWLRDKANQDVVDYLEAENAYTEHVTAELAPLRQQIFDEIKARTKETDLSVATRRGDWWYYGRSFQGKQYGVQCRCPVRDFDDWTPPQFDEDTEIPGEQILLDENVEAEGHDFFSLGAAGVSIDGNILAYSVDVKGDERYTLRFKDLRTGQRYPDEIAGVGAGVTWAADNATVYYVTVDDAWRPDTVWRHRLGSEQPDERVYHEPDERFWIGVGRTRSNKYIIIAAGSAVTSELRYGPADDPQAQFQTIWERRESVEYSVDHAVVGGQDRFLILHNDGAENFTLVDAPVDDPTAARTLIEHRDDVRLDAVDAFDGHLVVSFRSEALPRIALWPIDGAGYGTMTDITFDSELMSVGLSANPNWSAPKLRIGATSFVTPVRIYDMDLATGERTLLREQPVLGDYRPQDYVERRDWALAEDGARVPVSIVHRADLQFPAPTLLYGYGAYESCEDPRFSIARLSLLDRGMVFAVAHVRGGGELGRPWYEHGKLLEKRNTFTDFIAVGRHLVDAGVTQPDTLAAYGGSAGGLLVGAVTNMAPELFAGVLAAVPFVDPLTTILDPSLPLTVTEWDEWGNPLEDPEVYRYMKSYSPYENVDGSDYPAILAMTSLNDTRVYYVEPAKWVAALRHAQRNPDTDGAKVLLKTEMNAGHGGISGRYERWKETAFQYAWLLDVAKVGRSES
- a CDS encoding phosphoribosylaminoimidazolesuccinocarboxamide synthase; the protein is MRPDLSDYQHLASGKVRELYRIDDGHLLFVATDRISAYDHILGSEIPDKGRILTAMSVFFFDLLGVPNHLAGPPDDERIPVTVLGRALVVEQLEMLPVEAVARGYLTGSGLLDYQQTGRLCGIELPAGLVEASRFAEPLFTPATKADLGDHDVNITFDDVVGLIGRQRAEELRDHTLRIYSAGAQHALTKGIIVADTKFEFGVGANGELTLADEVFTPDSSRYWRAEDYCEGAVQNSFDKQFVRNWLTGPDSGWDRAGDQPPPALPADIVDATRARYIEAYERISGQRFDDWIGDPA